In Acidobacteriota bacterium, the DNA window CATGCGATAGACGCCATCTTCCTTCAGTACTCGCAGGAAGTTCCCGGCTCCGTGGACATCCGGATCGCCCTCCTCGCCGGCCTGGATGACGGGATTCCCGGGGTGTTTCTGCGCCTGGTTCACCCGCAGGCGGAGATTCTCCAACGCCTGCACCTCCGCCAGATCCAGAAAGAGAACCTTCTTCCCGGGAGACGCCTCCAGCGAGGGGACAGGAACGGAACGAAGGACCTGTTGATCGCCATGGGTCACCAGAATCTTGATTCCCGGCTCCCCCTCGCCCATGCCCGTCTCCACGGCGAGACGTTCGATGGAGAGATGGTTGTCCTCCATGCGGGGCGAGTTCCGGACCAGCTTGGCCGTGTTGTGGACGGGCCCCCAGTCCTCACCCAGCCACCGGGTGCGAAAGACATGCTGGCGGGCGCTGTCCACGAAGAACAACCAGGCGACGCCATACCGGTCCAGGGCGAATTGGGGCGAGTGGAAGGTGTGCCAGGCGAAGCGTGGCCGCGACCCGGTCAGGGGCACGGCCCGCGGCGGCGCCTCCTGGGGTAGAACGGTCCTCAGGTGGGAATAGGTGTCCTCGTAGACGGCCAGTGTCCGTCCTTGAGTCCGTGTCAGGACCGGTTGGAAGGCGCGGCCCGGCAGGCGGACGACCGTCACCGCTTCGGGGTCGTCCAACTGGGCCAACCGCCCCGAAGCGTAGTACGACTCCTCGTAGATGTCGTGCCAGCCCAGATGGAAACGCTCCTGCTCATCCAGGAACAGGCTGGCCGGAAAGAGGCCGTCGCCGCGGGCGATGCGCCAAGACGACAACCTGCCGTCCTGGACACGGCCCAGATGGATCGACGCCTGGCGTTCCGTTATCGACTCGGTCCAGGTGAACCAGACGCTTCCGTCCGCTGCCGTCGCAATGTCCCCGATCCTCGAGTACTCGTCCGCCAGGACCAGCGCTCCGGGAGAGTTGGTCTGGGGATTTTCCCAGACCAGATCGGTACCGCCGGCGCCGGGAAAATCCACGACGGCAACTCCGGTGAGTCCGGTGACGGTGCTCCAGACCAGATGGATGCGATCGTGACGATCCAGACTGATTCCGGCGCTGATGAGGACGCCGCGCTCTTTCAACGGCGGTCGCAGGGCATACGCCGGCCCGAAGTCGTCCAGTGATTCAGGCGACGAGCCTTGGGACATCCGCAGAGAGAATCCGCCGCGGTTTCCGGAACCATGCTGTGGCGACAAGAGGAGGTAGTTGCCCTGGCGGTCCCGCGCGATCCACTTCCGGATCGACGTCTCCAACTCCTGACGCAGCAGAGCGCGGGGCAGGGCGGGAACGACGGCGGCCAGCGAAGCCGCGATGCCGACGCAGATGCCGATCCGGATCAAACACTCAAATACAGGACGCTTCGTCTCCATAGCAGTTCTCTCCTGGTTCGTCCCCTATTATTTCGCAGAGGCGTAGTTCAATGGAAAGTGTTGATGCCCTGCCCTTCGCGTGCCGGCGTACGTGGCTGAATCCGCAATGATATTCTGGGGCGTACCGTGTGCCCGACTGGATCCATGCCCAGACCTCCCATCCTGGACCGGCTGAACGACGGTCAATCGCTGCTCCTGGACGGGGGCACCGGTTCCGAGCTGCAAAGACGCGGCGTCGATGTCCTCGTGGGAGCGAAGGACGGCCTGAAGGCCTGGTCGGCCACCGCGAACCTCGAATTCGCCGACGTCGTGCAGCAGGTTCATCAGGATTACCTGCGCGTCGGAGCCGACATTATCACCAGCAACAACTTCTGGACGTCGCCGACCCGGCTGGAGCGGTGCGGGCTGGGCCGGGAGTGGAGACGCTACGCGCGGGCGGCCGCCGAGATTGCGCTGAAGGCCCGGGACAACCACAACCCTGCAGCCTACGTGGCCGGTGGCATCGCGGCTCCCACCTTGCAGGGGCGGCCGGAATCGGGCGCGGTGTCCGACACCCGGCAAATGGGCCGGGAGGCCTGCTTCCAGGAGTGGGCGGAACACGCCAGGCTCCTGGTCGAGATGGGAGTGGATTTGATCCAGGCTGAGTACGTGGGCTTCATCGAGGACGCGGTGACCGCCGTGGACGCCTGTGCCGAGGCGGGCGCAACCGTGTTTCTGGGCATTCGGCATATCCGGCCGGACGGCACCATGCAATATGGCGAGCGACTGGAGGATCTGGTTGACGCTCTGGAGGGACGTCGCGTGGGAGCGATCCTGCTGATGTGCAGCAACCCGAAGGCGATCTCAGCCGGATTGCCCCGGCTCCGGAGGGCTTTCTCCGGTCCGGTCGGAGCCTATCCCAACCTGGGCTACAATCCCACTGGCCCGATCGTCAACCCACCCATGCTGACCAACCAGAGGGTCAGCTCGGGTCCCGATATTCTGCAGAACGCCGAATACTATCCCTCACGGTTGGCCGAGTTCGCACTGACCTGGAAACGGATGGGAGCCCAGATTATCGGCGGTTGCTGCGCCTCGGGACCCGAGCACATCAGCGCAATGCAGCCGGTGGTCAAAGGGACCGGCGCCACCTGATCACCGGAGCGTCAGCCTCCGGAATCGAATGAGCCGAAGCACGATACTACCCGGTTTGGCAAAGGATACAAGCCCTCCAAGTCGAATTCGGGTTAGAGCGCCAAGCAGAACAGTTTCGGCGTCTAACTCGAAGGGACGATACTCGCGAGAAGTGAACACTCCCTTTTCAATGCGGTTCCGTCAGGTCACCGTCGGACCGGTATCATCGGCACAGGTATTAAGATCAGGCTGCCCTCGACTATCTCTAAGAGTTGATAAGGGAACGGTCGCCTTCTCCGGGATATGAACCATTGGCAGCGTCTCGGCTCTGAGACTCTGAGGGATAGTTTGCATGGGTGCCGACTTTCGGATAGGATTCCAGAAATGACGCAATCCGGGATTGATATTGCATTATGTGTCATTGAAATGCCAACACAAACGATGCGCACGTTTACGTCTATCGCATTTGCGCAATAGACAATGCAGGTCACGGCTCGACTTTACCCAACTATCCGATATATAATTCGCAAATCATCCATTGGAGACCTATGATGACAACGGGGCAAAAAATAAGCTTGGCAATCCTAGCCTTAGTTAATATCATCGTTGCCTACTGGGGAGAAAACCGCTCATTTATGTATATGGGCCTTATCAATGGACTCTTCCCAATTTATAT includes these proteins:
- a CDS encoding homocysteine S-methyltransferase family protein translates to MPRPPILDRLNDGQSLLLDGGTGSELQRRGVDVLVGAKDGLKAWSATANLEFADVVQQVHQDYLRVGADIITSNNFWTSPTRLERCGLGREWRRYARAAAEIALKARDNHNPAAYVAGGIAAPTLQGRPESGAVSDTRQMGREACFQEWAEHARLLVEMGVDLIQAEYVGFIEDAVTAVDACAEAGATVFLGIRHIRPDGTMQYGERLEDLVDALEGRRVGAILLMCSNPKAISAGLPRLRRAFSGPVGAYPNLGYNPTGPIVNPPMLTNQRVSSGPDILQNAEYYPSRLAEFALTWKRMGAQIIGGCCASGPEHISAMQPVVKGTGAT